DNA from Sphingomonas psychrotolerans:
TCGCACCCGCCGCCGTTGCGCAGACCGCACCCGAACCGCCGCGCCCGATCGCTGCGTCCAAGATCGTCCTCGTCGGCGATTCGACCACGGCAGTAATCGGCGGCTGGGGACCCAGCTTCTGCGCCTATCACGTCACGTCGTTCGCCGCCTGCGTCAACCTCGCGCGCGGCGGGCGCAGCTCCGGCAGCTACCGCGCCGAAGGTTCGTGGGACCTCGCCCTCTCCGAGATGCGCACGCCAGGCTACAAGACCATCTGGGTGCTGATCCAGTTCGGCCACAACGACCAGCCCGGCAAACCCGGCCGCTCGACCGACCTCTCCATCGAATTCCCCGCCAATCTCGCGCGCTATGTCGATGAAGCGCGCACGGCGGGGGCGAAGCCGGTGCTGCTCACCCCGCTCACCCGGCGGATGTTCAAGGTGGGCAAACTCCAGAACGATCTCGATGCCTGGGCCGCCGCGGTGCGCAAGGTCGCGGCCGACAAGCAGGTGCCGCTGCTCGACCTCAATGCCGAAAGCAGCGCCGCGGTGCAGGCGATGGGCGAAGCGGCGGCGGACTGCTTCGCCCAGCTTCCCCCCGGCTCGGCACCCACCGGCCCCGCCGCCGGCGCGCCGGCGGCGACCGAAATGGTGGTCCAGCCGATGGCCCAGCCGCGTCTGTCGTTCGACCGTACCCATCTCGGCGTCGAGGGTGCGAACTACTTCGCCGCGATGGTCACCCGCGAGCTCGCCGCAGCGGTTCCGGAGATGCGTCCGCTGCTGGTACGCTGACCAACCGTGGCACGACGACCGGATGTTAGTCAGCGGCCGGGATTAGAGGGCCGACCACAACCGTGTCGTCGACGGAGGCCCCTCATCCCTTCCCGTCTGGCGAACCCGCGCCCCGCCCCCTAGAGCGGAGACATGATCCGCCTGCGCCCCCAGACCGCCGCTTATGCCATGCTCGCGCTCGTGATGCTGCTCTGGGCCGGTAATTCGATCGTCGCCCGCGCAGTGCACGACGCCATTCCGCCCTTCTTCCTCGCGCTGCTGCGCTGGACCGGCGCGCTGCTGGTGGTCGTCCCCCTCGCCGCGCGCCATTTCGCTGAGGATCGCGCCGCGATCGCGCGGAACTGGCCGGTGATCGTCCTGCTCGGCCTGCTCGGCGTCGCGGCGTTCAATGGCTTCCTCTATTCGGGGCTGCGCTACACCACGGCGAGCAACGGGATGCTGCTCCAGGCGGCGATTCCGGCATTGGTGCTTCTCGTCGACTTCGTGATCTTCCGTGCGCGCGCAGGGCTGGGCGCGATCCTTGGCGTCGCGCTGTCGACCTTCGGCGTGGTGATCATCGTCCTTCAGGGCCACCTCACTGCGCTCTCGCAAGTGACCTTCAATCGCGGCGACGCACTGATCCTCGGCGGGGTCGTCACCTGGGCGTTCTACACTTCGCTTCTGCGGCTGCGCCCGAAGCTCCATAGCCAGAGCTTCCTTGCGGTCACCTTCGCAATCGGCGTGCTCACGATGCTCCCGCTCGCGGCCACCGAATGGCGCGAGATCGCCGCGATGCACTTTACGCCGCAAGTGATCGGCGCCGTGGTGTATGTCGCGCTGCTGCCCTCGGTCGTCGCCTATACCTTGTTCAATGCCGCCGTCGCGACGGTGGGGCCTGCCAGCGCGGGACAGGCGATCACGCTGATGCCGCTGTTCGGCGCGCTGCTCGCGGCGCTCACGCTGGGCGAGCAGCTCCACGCGCATCACTTCGCGGGTATGGCGTTGATTCTCGGTGGTATCATGGTGAGTGCAGTTGTCCGCCTGCGCAGTGGAACGAACGATATCGCGCGCGGTTGAGCCCTCCTGAAGAGGAGACGGATATGGCTCAGGACACCAAGCAAGACGCAGTCGCATTACTCAAGGCCGATCATCGCACGGTCGAGGAATTGTTCGAACAGTTCGAAAGCGCGAGCGGCGCTTCGAAAAAGCAGAAGATCGCCAACCAGATCTGCCTCGAACTGATCGTCCATACCAAGATCGAGGAGGAGATCTTCTACCCTGCCTGCGAGGGCAGGATCGAAGAGGATCTGCTCAAGGAAGCCTATGTCGAGCATGACGGCGCCAAGGTGCTGATCGCCGAGATCGAGGCAGGCAGCCCCGAGGACGAATATTACGACGCCAAGGTCAAGGTGCTCTCCGAACAGATCGAGCACCATGTCGAGGAAGAGGAAAAGCGCATGGAGGGCATGTTCTCGCAGGCGCGCAAGGCCGGGCTCGACATGGACGCGCTGGGCGAAGAAATGCGCGCCCGCAAGGAGGCGCTGATCGCCGACTACAAGGCCAACGGTCTACCCAAGCCGGAAACGACGACGCTCGAATCAACCACTCTCTAGCGGCCGCCAAGGGCACCATTTTCCGGAGGAGGAAGTGGTGCCCGGGGACGGGGTCGAACCGCCGACACTGCGATTTTCAGTCGCATGCTCTACCAACTGAGCTACCCGGGCATGCCCCGACATGGCCGGGGAGCGGGCCTCTTAGTCGGCGTCCCGCGCGCTGTCTAGCCCGCTTTCTCGTGTCAGATCGACGGGTTCGCCGGGAACGCGGTAACCTTCGCCCAACCATTGCAGCAAGTCGCGATCCTTGCAGCCGCGGCTGCAGAAGGGCTTGAATTCGGGTTCGGTTGCTGTGCCGCAGATCGGACAGCCGTCACGCTTTGCCAATGTCTACTCCTTGGGGGCGACGAACAAAGTCGCGCCACCGATGCGCCGGGCCAGCTCGGCGGTCCATTCGGGCCGCTGCGCCAGCCGGTTGGCGATTCGCCTCGTCACCATATGGGTAGCCGGCGGCGGCGGGGGAAGCCGTTCGATGCGCCGCAATTCGGCGCGGGCCTCGGCCCCCACCGGATCGGCGCGCAGCAATTCGGGAAGCGAAGGCCGCGTCCGCCGCCGCACGATCTGCAGGAAGCCGAAGCCGTTGACCGTGGTGCGCTCGAATGGCTGTGGCAGCGCCGCGTCGATCGCCTCGGCCACCGCCTGCCGCGCCGCCTTGTTGGCCAGGGTCGGGAAGTCGATGCCGATCGAGCCCGTGATATTGTGCCGCTCGATCGCCCGCGCCACCGCATGCGCCGCCGCCACCGCGAGCGGCTCGAGCGGCCCGCCGCCGTCGACGTCGAACAATGCCATTGCCGGCGTCGGCGACAGCCGCAGCGCACCGCCCGGAAAGCCAATCTCGCCGGTCACCGCTTCTTCGAGAACTTCGGACCAGCCAGCTTCTTCGAGCAGATCCGTCTCGTGTGCGCGCAGCATCCGCACCGGCACGCCGCTCGCAGTGATCCGGGTCCGCAGGTCCGCGCCCTCCCCCGGCAGCGCATCCGCACCCGCGGGCACCGCCTTGGGCAACTTGGGTCGGCCGGCCTCGGGAATCGCCTCGCGGACGATCTTCACCCGCAGCGTAGCGCCCTGCGTGATTCCCTGCGGCAGCGGATCGCACAGGGCCTCGCCGCCCTCGAACGTCACTTTGCCGGTGCTCTTGTCGATCAGCCGCGCGTTGAGCACCGCCCCATGCCGCGGCCCGCTTTGTTCCAGTTCGATCCGCGCCTTCCAGATCACGCCGCGCGAAACCAGAGCAGCGCGGTTTTCACCGATCCCGGCCTCGTAGAGCCACTCAGCCAAGCTGGTGTCCTGCGGCTTCGAGCAGCGCGCGCGTCTCGAACACCGGCAGCCCGACTACCCCCGAATGGCTCCCCGACAGGAAGCGCACGAATGCCTCCGCCTTGCCCTGGATCGCATAGCCGCCGGCCTTGCCCATCCCTTCGCCGCTCGCGATGTACCAGTCGATTTCGGCGTCGCTCAGCCGCTTGAAGGTGACGACCGTGTCGGAGAGGCGCGTGCGTGGCTTGCCGTCGAGCCCGATCAGGCACACCGCCGACAGGCAATGGTGCCGCCTGCCCGAAAGCAACGTCAGCATCCGCCGCAGATCGGCTTCGTCCGCGGGCTTGGCGAGGATGCGGCGGCCGACCGCAATCGTCGTGTCGCCGGCAAGGACGATCTCGTCCGCGGCGCGCTCCACCGCCTGCGCTTTGTCGATCGCGACCCGCAACACATAGGCGCGCGGCAGCTCGCCGACGCGGACATCCTCATCGACATCGGGCGCGGCGACGCGCACGGGTTCGGCCCCGATCCGCCGGAGCAGATCGAGCCGACGCGGCGAAGTGGAAGCGAGGACGAGCCGCACAGGCCCGCCGCTCACTTGAAGCGGTAGGTGATACGGCCCTTGGTCAGGTCGTACGGCGTGAGCTCGACCAAGACTTCGTCGCCGACCAGCACGCGGATGCGATTCTTGCGCATCTTGCCGGCGGTGTGGCCGAGAATCTCGTGATCGTTCTCGAGCCGGACGCGGAACATGGCGTTGGGCAAAAGCTCAACGACCTGGCCGCGCATTTCAAGGAGTTCTTCTTTGGCCAAAAATATGCCTCTCAGGTGAGCGCCAGCAAAAGTGGCGGTGCC
Protein-coding regions in this window:
- a CDS encoding rhamnogalacturonan acetylesterase, producing the protein MKGPGLVALLLAPAAVAQTAPEPPRPIAASKIVLVGDSTTAVIGGWGPSFCAYHVTSFAACVNLARGGRSSGSYRAEGSWDLALSEMRTPGYKTIWVLIQFGHNDQPGKPGRSTDLSIEFPANLARYVDEARTAGAKPVLLTPLTRRMFKVGKLQNDLDAWAAAVRKVAADKQVPLLDLNAESSAAVQAMGEAAADCFAQLPPGSAPTGPAAGAPAATEMVVQPMAQPRLSFDRTHLGVEGANYFAAMVTRELAAAVPEMRPLLVR
- a CDS encoding DMT family transporter, whose product is MIRLRPQTAAYAMLALVMLLWAGNSIVARAVHDAIPPFFLALLRWTGALLVVVPLAARHFAEDRAAIARNWPVIVLLGLLGVAAFNGFLYSGLRYTTASNGMLLQAAIPALVLLVDFVIFRARAGLGAILGVALSTFGVVIIVLQGHLTALSQVTFNRGDALILGGVVTWAFYTSLLRLRPKLHSQSFLAVTFAIGVLTMLPLAATEWREIAAMHFTPQVIGAVVYVALLPSVVAYTLFNAAVATVGPASAGQAITLMPLFGALLAALTLGEQLHAHHFAGMALILGGIMVSAVVRLRSGTNDIARG
- a CDS encoding hemerythrin domain-containing protein, with protein sequence MAQDTKQDAVALLKADHRTVEELFEQFESASGASKKQKIANQICLELIVHTKIEEEIFYPACEGRIEEDLLKEAYVEHDGAKVLIAEIEAGSPEDEYYDAKVKVLSEQIEHHVEEEEKRMEGMFSQARKAGLDMDALGEEMRARKEALIADYKANGLPKPETTTLESTTL
- a CDS encoding DNA gyrase inhibitor YacG, whose protein sequence is MAKRDGCPICGTATEPEFKPFCSRGCKDRDLLQWLGEGYRVPGEPVDLTRESGLDSARDAD
- a CDS encoding ribonuclease E/G, producing MAEWLYEAGIGENRAALVSRGVIWKARIELEQSGPRHGAVLNARLIDKSTGKVTFEGGEALCDPLPQGITQGATLRVKIVREAIPEAGRPKLPKAVPAGADALPGEGADLRTRITASGVPVRMLRAHETDLLEEAGWSEVLEEAVTGEIGFPGGALRLSPTPAMALFDVDGGGPLEPLAVAAAHAVARAIERHNITGSIGIDFPTLANKAARQAVAEAIDAALPQPFERTTVNGFGFLQIVRRRTRPSLPELLRADPVGAEARAELRRIERLPPPPPATHMVTRRIANRLAQRPEWTAELARRIGGATLFVAPKE
- a CDS encoding Maf family protein, with translation MRLVLASTSPRRLDLLRRIGAEPVRVAAPDVDEDVRVGELPRAYVLRVAIDKAQAVERAADEIVLAGDTTIAVGRRILAKPADEADLRRMLTLLSGRRHHCLSAVCLIGLDGKPRTRLSDTVVTFKRLSDAEIDWYIASGEGMGKAGGYAIQGKAEAFVRFLSGSHSGVVGLPVFETRALLEAAGHQLG
- the infA gene encoding translation initiation factor IF-1; amino-acid sequence: MAKEELLEMRGQVVELLPNAMFRVRLENDHEILGHTAGKMRKNRIRVLVGDEVLVELTPYDLTKGRITYRFK